From Neobacillus sp. PS2-9, the proteins below share one genomic window:
- a CDS encoding ATP-binding protein, which yields MILLDYIMNLSIFSLMVSLPLVIRSFINHRPFKKVQLWVGLYGGIVSIILVLLSIHQDGYSYDIRYAPVILVFAYLGPIAGFITGIFSLLIRLYSSGQWMPAIIGWSIIMISFSIIHVYISRLTAIKRSAIFFASYVVIYIVTVPFLFNVFRDKPFFHIQYILFVMLGVVIGALLIESYVKLHRLNNRLSDMYKMLEESESKYRLIAENTSDLIIVMNKDHSISYFSPSHEVVLGFQCCELEKFKLCKFIHVEDVVDFKHTIKTIIEQKESQALEFRLKHKEGHYIEFESRCMPVKGEGQSVEHIVIISRDVSERKKAEEILLQSEKLSIVGELAAGVAHEIRNPLTTIKGFLQLYRGENTAIDRLLLTELERIEGITSELLSLGKPQAVQLNRTDLRNLLKDTLELLSPEALMNGIQINLKVEDTAFFITCERNQLKQVFLNILKNAMEAMKDGGEISIGLRKSAEGECLISVQDQGCGIPEELLPRLGEPFYSLKEKGTGLGIMICHKILKQHHGSISYKSKMNEGTLVEIILPLAS from the coding sequence GTGATCCTTTTAGACTATATTATGAATCTCTCCATATTTTCACTCATGGTTAGTTTGCCACTGGTAATACGCTCGTTTATCAATCATAGACCCTTTAAGAAAGTTCAACTTTGGGTGGGATTATACGGGGGGATTGTTTCAATCATTCTTGTCTTATTATCCATTCACCAGGATGGTTATTCGTACGATATACGGTACGCTCCTGTTATCCTGGTTTTCGCCTATCTCGGACCGATTGCAGGGTTCATTACTGGGATTTTTTCATTGCTCATAAGATTGTATTCAAGTGGTCAATGGATGCCGGCTATTATTGGCTGGTCCATCATTATGATTAGTTTTTCGATTATCCATGTGTATATTTCGCGGTTGACCGCGATCAAAAGGAGTGCCATTTTCTTTGCCTCCTATGTGGTCATCTACATAGTAACGGTTCCATTTCTTTTCAATGTATTTAGAGACAAGCCATTCTTTCACATTCAATATATATTATTTGTCATGTTAGGAGTGGTCATTGGTGCTTTACTCATTGAGTCCTATGTAAAGCTCCACAGGTTGAATAATAGGCTGTCTGATATGTATAAAATGTTAGAAGAAAGTGAATCAAAATATCGCCTCATCGCTGAAAATACATCCGATCTTATTATAGTGATGAATAAGGATCATTCGATCAGTTACTTTTCACCTTCACATGAGGTCGTTTTAGGTTTTCAATGTTGTGAACTAGAAAAATTTAAATTATGTAAGTTCATTCATGTAGAAGACGTCGTTGATTTTAAACATACAATTAAGACAATAATTGAACAGAAGGAATCGCAAGCATTGGAATTCCGATTGAAGCACAAGGAAGGTCATTATATAGAATTTGAGTCCCGATGTATGCCTGTTAAAGGAGAAGGACAATCAGTTGAGCATATTGTTATTATCAGTCGAGATGTTTCTGAACGGAAAAAAGCAGAGGAAATCCTACTGCAATCAGAGAAGCTTTCTATTGTCGGGGAACTGGCTGCGGGAGTAGCACATGAAATCAGAAACCCTTTAACAACAATCAAAGGATTCCTACAACTCTATCGGGGAGAGAATACCGCAATTGACCGCTTGCTTCTTACGGAATTAGAGCGGATAGAGGGGATTACCAGCGAATTACTCTCTTTAGGCAAGCCGCAGGCAGTACAATTAAATCGGACCGATTTGCGAAATTTACTAAAAGATACATTAGAGTTACTTTCCCCAGAAGCGCTGATGAATGGTATTCAAATTAATTTAAAGGTGGAAGATACTGCTTTCTTTATTACTTGTGAAAGGAATCAATTGAAGCAGGTATTCCTCAATATTTTAAAAAATGCGATGGAGGCCATGAAGGATGGCGGAGAAATTAGCATTGGCCTTCGAAAGAGTGCTGAAGGTGAGTGCCTGATTTCTGTTCAAGACCAAGGTTGCGGGATTCCTGAAGAGCTTCTTCCGCGTCTAGGCGAGCCATTCTATAGCTTAAAAGAAAAGGGAACAGGCTTAGGAATCATGATTTGTCATAAAATACTTAAGCAACACCATGGCAGTATATCATATAAGAGTAAAATGAATGAAGGAACACTAGTGGAGATTATACTGCCGCTGGCTAGTTAA
- a CDS encoding GNAT family protein produces the protein MFPTLETERLILREIVNKDVQGIFNCFSNTDVIRYYGQDALTSIEQAEQFVEFFSKSYKEKRGIRWGIELKEKEGIIGTIGFNVWSPKHKRAEIGYELHPLYWRKGYATEATSKVISYGFNELGLTRIGAVVFLGNKTSNELLKKLGFEKEGVLKSYMYQNGVPYDTNVYSLLKSN, from the coding sequence TTGTTTCCAACACTAGAAACAGAAAGACTTATATTGAGAGAAATTGTAAACAAGGATGTTCAAGGCATTTTTAATTGTTTTTCTAATACTGATGTTATTCGTTATTATGGACAAGACGCTTTAACAAGCATAGAACAAGCAGAACAGTTTGTTGAGTTTTTCTCTAAAAGTTACAAAGAAAAACGAGGAATTAGATGGGGAATTGAATTAAAAGAAAAAGAAGGAATTATCGGGACAATTGGGTTTAATGTTTGGTCTCCTAAACACAAAAGGGCTGAGATAGGTTATGAACTTCATCCCCTTTATTGGAGAAAAGGGTACGCAACTGAAGCTACATCAAAAGTAATATCATATGGCTTTAATGAACTTGGATTAACACGCATTGGAGCTGTTGTTTTCCTTGGAAACAAGACATCTAATGAATTATTAAAAAAGCTAGGCTTTGAAAAAGAAGGTGTTTTGAAAAGCTATATGTATCAAAATGGTGTTCCTTATGATACCAATGTTTACTCATTGTTAAAATCAAATTAA